From a single Micromonospora pallida genomic region:
- the lpdA gene encoding dihydrolipoyl dehydrogenase: protein MPFSWHDPRSSDATWELSVSEPNDATFDVVILGGGSGGYAAALRAAQLDLKVALIEKGKLGGTCLHNGCIPTKALLHAAEIADSTRESEQFGVKAELVGIDMAGVNSYKDGVVARLYKGLQGLVGSSKNITFVSGAGRLVGPNVVEADGKRYTGRNIVLATGSYARSLPGLDVDGERIITSDHALTLDRVPASAIVLGGGVIGVEFASVWKSFGVDVTIIEALPRLVAAEDEESSKALERAFRKRKINFKVGKPFEKVEKTEQGVKVTIAGGETIEAEVLLVAVGRGPVTADLGYEQQGVKIDRGYVLTDERLRTGVPNVYAVGDIVPGLQLAHRGFQQGIFVAEEIAGRNPAVIDEAGIPRVTYCDPELASVGLTEAKAKEQYGADKIKTYNYNLGGNGKSQILKTTGFIKLVRVEDGPVVGVHMVGARVGELIGEAQLIYNWEAYPAEVAQLVHAHPTQNEALGEAHLALAGKPLHAHA, encoded by the coding sequence ATGCCCTTTTCCTGGCATGACCCTCGTAGCAGCGACGCGACCTGGGAGTTGAGTGTGAGCGAGCCGAACGACGCGACCTTCGACGTTGTCATCCTCGGAGGAGGCAGCGGCGGCTATGCGGCGGCACTGCGCGCCGCCCAACTGGACCTCAAGGTCGCGCTGATCGAGAAGGGCAAGCTCGGCGGCACCTGCCTGCACAACGGCTGCATCCCGACCAAGGCGCTGCTGCACGCGGCGGAGATCGCCGACAGCACCCGGGAGTCGGAGCAGTTCGGTGTCAAGGCCGAGCTGGTGGGCATCGACATGGCCGGCGTCAACTCGTACAAGGACGGTGTCGTCGCCCGCCTGTACAAGGGCCTCCAGGGCCTGGTCGGCAGCTCGAAGAACATCACCTTCGTGTCGGGCGCCGGCCGGCTGGTCGGCCCGAACGTCGTCGAGGCCGACGGGAAGCGTTACACCGGCCGCAACATCGTGCTGGCCACCGGCTCGTACGCCCGCAGCCTGCCCGGCCTGGACGTCGACGGCGAGCGGATCATCACCAGCGATCACGCGCTGACCCTGGACCGGGTGCCCGCCTCGGCGATCGTGCTCGGCGGCGGCGTGATCGGCGTCGAGTTCGCCAGCGTGTGGAAGTCCTTCGGTGTGGACGTGACGATCATCGAGGCGCTGCCCCGGCTGGTCGCCGCCGAGGACGAGGAGTCGTCGAAGGCGCTGGAGCGGGCGTTCCGCAAGCGGAAGATCAACTTCAAGGTCGGCAAGCCGTTCGAGAAGGTCGAGAAGACCGAGCAGGGCGTCAAGGTCACCATCGCCGGTGGCGAGACCATCGAGGCCGAGGTGCTGCTCGTGGCCGTCGGCCGCGGTCCGGTCACCGCCGACCTCGGGTACGAGCAGCAGGGCGTCAAGATCGACCGGGGCTACGTGCTGACCGACGAGCGGCTGCGTACCGGCGTGCCGAACGTCTACGCCGTCGGTGACATCGTCCCCGGCCTCCAGCTCGCGCACCGCGGCTTCCAGCAGGGCATCTTCGTCGCCGAGGAGATCGCCGGCCGGAACCCGGCCGTGATCGACGAGGCGGGCATCCCCCGGGTCACCTACTGCGACCCGGAGCTGGCCTCGGTCGGTCTCACCGAGGCCAAGGCCAAGGAGCAGTACGGCGCCGACAAGATCAAGACCTACAACTACAACCTGGGTGGCAACGGCAAGAGCCAGATCCTCAAGACCACCGGCTTCATCAAGCTGGTCCGGGTCGAGGACGGTCCGGTGGTCGGCGTGCACATGGTCGGCGCCCGGGTCGGTGAGCTGATCGGCGAGGCCCAGCTCATCTACAACTGGGAGGCCTACCCGGCCGAGGTGGCGCAGCTCGTGCACGCTCACCCGACCCAGAACGAGGCCCTCGGCGAGGCGCACCTCGCGCTGGCGGGCAAGCCGCTGCACGCACACGCCTGA
- a CDS encoding DUF2314 domain-containing protein: MLITDDFLPLPVPETLTATYLVPMRGLPRVSTRTAVAGLTGRLAEPVHGLARQMLASPLMSVDTRPIEEFPAIPPDLLTAFGATDAQLGRLAEATHVVVVRAEYRPGWPPAHEWAARAVAAAVAETVGGDVVDVFGLQFLDPATALRSLPDEQGRIRLVDWVLVPYSSDTGGLWFTTKGLRRFGLLELQTQGVPDHLTRAWGAVLTGAARRLLRTWTDGLAGEEVPAFVQLPVLTTVTGHDIAVAYGNPEQHGATAPVLLRLELDPATDPEADSFLSLHPPTGHPGPPGRYFASACATLFSGIQPDVRYARQGDAMSKAVATARAALPDVRARFLAGALPAETQLVVKYGLPGDDGPEFVWAAVTSWDTPERISATSASDATNDPQVRIGAPVVVESTDIVDWALLAPTGVLEGGWTQAVLDSGDNPRAT, translated from the coding sequence TTGCTCATCACGGACGATTTCCTACCCCTTCCGGTACCGGAGACACTGACCGCGACCTATCTGGTCCCGATGCGCGGGCTGCCGAGGGTGAGCACCCGGACGGCGGTGGCCGGGCTGACCGGACGGCTGGCCGAACCGGTGCACGGGCTGGCCCGGCAGATGCTGGCGAGCCCGCTGATGAGCGTCGACACCCGGCCGATCGAGGAGTTCCCGGCGATCCCGCCGGACCTGCTGACCGCGTTCGGGGCGACCGACGCGCAGCTGGGGCGGCTGGCCGAGGCGACCCACGTGGTGGTGGTCCGGGCCGAGTACCGGCCGGGATGGCCGCCGGCCCACGAGTGGGCCGCCCGCGCGGTGGCCGCCGCCGTCGCCGAGACGGTCGGCGGGGACGTGGTGGACGTGTTCGGGTTGCAGTTCCTCGACCCGGCGACCGCGCTGCGTTCGCTCCCCGACGAGCAGGGCCGGATCCGGCTGGTCGACTGGGTGCTGGTGCCGTACTCCTCGGACACCGGCGGGCTCTGGTTCACCACCAAGGGGCTGCGCCGGTTCGGGCTGCTGGAGTTGCAGACCCAGGGGGTGCCGGACCACCTGACCCGGGCGTGGGGCGCGGTGCTGACCGGGGCGGCCCGTCGGCTGCTGCGGACCTGGACCGACGGGCTGGCCGGCGAGGAGGTGCCGGCGTTCGTCCAGCTTCCGGTGCTCACCACCGTGACCGGGCACGACATCGCGGTGGCGTACGGCAACCCGGAGCAGCACGGGGCGACCGCGCCGGTGCTGCTGCGGCTGGAACTGGATCCGGCGACGGATCCAGAGGCGGACTCGTTCCTCAGCCTGCACCCGCCGACCGGACACCCCGGGCCGCCCGGACGCTACTTCGCCTCGGCCTGCGCCACCCTGTTCTCCGGCATCCAGCCGGACGTGCGGTACGCCCGCCAAGGCGACGCCATGTCGAAGGCGGTGGCCACCGCCCGGGCCGCGCTGCCGGACGTCCGGGCCCGGTTCCTGGCCGGCGCGCTGCCGGCCGAGACGCAGCTCGTGGTGAAGTACGGCCTCCCCGGTGACGACGGCCCGGAGTTCGTCTGGGCGGCGGTGACCTCGTGGGACACCCCGGAGCGGATCAGCGCCACCAGCGCCAGCGACGCCACGAACGACCCGCAGGTCCGCATCGGCGCCCCCGTCGTGGTGGAGTCGACCGACATCGTCGACTGGGCCCTGCTGGCCCCCACCGGCGTCCTCGAGGGCGGCTGGACCCAGGCTGTCCTGGACTCCGGCGACAACCCCCGGGCTACTTGA
- the gcvT gene encoding glycine cleavage system aminomethyltransferase GcvT has translation MTDVTSDVTATRPRRSPLHERHAAAGAKFAPFGGWEMPLEYAGGGVLKEHTAVREAVGVFDVSHLGKVRVTGTGAAEFVNSCLSNDLGRIGPGRAQYTLCCDDATGGVVDDIIAYLHDDGHVFLIPNAANTAEVTRRLRAAAPSSVTVTDEHEAYAVLAVQGPRSAALLEALGLPTAHEYMSFSTATLDGVDLTVCRTGYTGELGYELVVPAAHAVVVWDALFAAGTEFGLRACGLAARDTLRTEMGYPLHGQDLSLEITPVQARCGWAVGWTKPAFWGRDALLAEKAAGPRRTLRGLVAVDRAIPRAGMTAHVGDAPVGTVTSGTFSPTLKQGIALALLDTAANLADGDEVEIDVRGRRARMRVTRPPFVQPSVK, from the coding sequence ATGACCGACGTGACCTCCGACGTGACCGCGACCCGGCCCCGTCGTTCCCCGCTGCACGAGCGGCACGCCGCCGCAGGTGCGAAGTTCGCCCCCTTCGGGGGTTGGGAGATGCCCCTGGAGTACGCCGGGGGCGGCGTTCTCAAGGAGCACACCGCGGTCCGGGAGGCCGTCGGCGTCTTCGACGTATCCCACCTCGGCAAGGTGCGGGTGACGGGAACCGGCGCGGCCGAGTTCGTCAACTCCTGCCTCAGCAACGACCTCGGCCGGATCGGCCCGGGGCGGGCGCAGTACACCCTCTGCTGCGACGACGCCACCGGCGGCGTGGTCGACGACATCATCGCCTACCTGCACGACGACGGGCACGTCTTCCTCATCCCGAACGCCGCGAACACCGCCGAGGTGACCCGTCGACTGCGCGCCGCCGCGCCGTCGTCGGTCACCGTCACCGACGAGCACGAGGCGTACGCCGTCCTGGCCGTGCAGGGGCCGCGCTCGGCGGCGCTGCTGGAGGCCCTCGGCCTGCCCACCGCGCACGAGTACATGAGCTTCTCCACCGCCACCCTCGACGGCGTGGACCTGACCGTCTGCCGGACCGGCTACACCGGCGAACTCGGCTACGAACTGGTGGTGCCCGCCGCGCACGCGGTGGTCGTCTGGGACGCTCTGTTCGCCGCCGGGACGGAGTTCGGGCTGCGCGCCTGCGGTCTGGCCGCGCGGGACACCCTGCGCACCGAGATGGGGTATCCGCTGCACGGGCAGGACCTGTCGCTGGAGATCACCCCGGTGCAGGCCCGGTGCGGCTGGGCGGTCGGCTGGACCAAGCCGGCCTTCTGGGGCCGGGACGCGCTGCTCGCCGAGAAGGCCGCCGGTCCGCGTCGTACCCTGCGCGGCCTGGTGGCGGTGGACCGGGCGATCCCCCGTGCCGGCATGACCGCGCACGTCGGCGACGCCCCGGTCGGCACGGTCACCAGCGGCACCTTCTCGCCCACCCTCAAGCAGGGCATCGCCCTGGCCCTGCTCGACACGGCCGCGAACCTGGCCGACGGCGACGAGGTCGAGATCGACGTACGGGGCCGCCGCGCCCGCATGCGCGTGACCCGCCCGCCTTTCGTCCAGCCCTCCGTCAAGTAG
- a CDS encoding TIGR01777 family oxidoreductase, translating into MRILMAGASGFLGTRLIARLAADGHEITRLVRRPTSHPGEVQWDPGTARLDPAVVATSDAVINLAGAGVGDKRWNDEYRALIRSSRVDTTSTLAITMARLPTEDRPKTLLNASAVGWYGNTGDRSVDEDAPAGEGFLADVVRAWEGATRPAEEAGVRVVRLRTGLPLHRDGGLLKPQLLPFRLGIGGKLGNGRQWLPWIAMVDWLDAVVHLLDREDVAGPVNVVGPNPVRNKEFTRELARQLHRPAIMPIPALALKIALGGFAHEALTSARVLPGVLTRAGRPYRAGFPFRHPDLPGALHAALHE; encoded by the coding sequence ATGCGGATCCTCATGGCCGGCGCGTCCGGCTTCCTGGGCACCCGGCTGATCGCCCGGCTCGCGGCCGATGGACACGAGATCACCCGACTGGTACGCCGACCGACGAGCCACCCGGGCGAGGTGCAGTGGGATCCGGGCACCGCGCGACTCGACCCGGCGGTGGTCGCCACGTCGGACGCGGTGATCAACCTGGCCGGGGCCGGGGTCGGGGACAAGCGCTGGAACGACGAGTACCGGGCGTTGATCCGTTCCAGCCGGGTCGACACCACGAGCACCCTGGCGATCACGATGGCCCGGCTGCCGACCGAGGACCGCCCGAAGACGCTGCTGAACGCCTCGGCCGTCGGCTGGTACGGCAACACCGGCGACCGGTCCGTGGACGAGGACGCCCCGGCTGGCGAGGGGTTCCTCGCCGACGTCGTCCGGGCGTGGGAGGGAGCGACCCGCCCCGCCGAGGAGGCCGGGGTACGGGTGGTGCGACTACGCACCGGCCTGCCGCTGCACCGCGACGGCGGCCTGCTCAAGCCGCAACTTCTCCCGTTCCGGCTGGGCATCGGCGGGAAGCTCGGCAACGGCCGGCAGTGGCTGCCGTGGATCGCAATGGTCGACTGGCTCGACGCGGTGGTCCATCTGCTCGACCGGGAGGACGTGGCCGGCCCGGTGAACGTCGTCGGCCCGAACCCGGTCCGGAACAAGGAGTTCACCCGGGAGTTGGCCCGGCAACTGCACCGACCGGCGATCATGCCGATCCCGGCGCTGGCGTTGAAGATCGCGTTGGGCGGTTTCGCCCACGAGGCGCTGACCAGCGCCCGCGTCCTGCCCGGGGTGCTGACCCGGGCCGGCCGCCCCTACCGCGCCGGCTTCCCCTTCCGCCACCCGGACCTGCCCGGCGCCCTACACGCCGCTCTGCACGAATAG
- a CDS encoding leucyl aminopeptidase: MTSPSTTLSLVDTDPAELAVDAIVIGVHSQTGEQDATSGPAGSLLLGSGAESIAAAFDGKLTETLALLGATGAPGEVIKLATLGTITAPLVAAVGLGPEPTGAAPAPETLRRAAGSVVRALAGAGRVALSLPLPDDADAPAALRAVAEGALLGGYRFAGYKTKPQPTRREPVAEVLVAVPDAGDATALAEAERARTVAGAVRLSRDWVNIAPNEKRPPVFAELVGEAARAAGLTVEVLDEAALAAGGYGGIIAVGQGSEAPPRLVKLTYTPAGGATGKRVALVGKGITFDTGGISIKPSQGMWEMKSDMGGAAAVAATMLAVAALKPSVAVTAYVPMAENMPSGTAYRPGDVITMFNGKRVEVLNTDAEGRMILADAIARACADGCDYLFETSTLTGGQVVALGKRVAGVMGTPELCERVRTVGDAVGEPAWPMPLPEDVRKGMDSEVADISQINAGMDRAGHMLQGGTFLREFVTDGVAWAHIDIAGPSYHSGEATGYWTKGGTGVPVRTLVQLVEDIAAEG; the protein is encoded by the coding sequence GTGACATCGCCCAGCACCACCCTGAGCCTGGTCGACACCGACCCCGCCGAGCTTGCCGTTGACGCCATCGTGATCGGCGTACACAGCCAGACCGGTGAGCAGGACGCTACCAGCGGGCCTGCCGGTTCCCTGCTCCTCGGCAGCGGCGCGGAGAGCATCGCCGCCGCCTTCGACGGCAAGCTGACCGAGACGCTGGCCCTGCTCGGCGCGACCGGCGCTCCCGGCGAGGTGATCAAGCTCGCCACGCTGGGCACGATCACCGCGCCGCTGGTCGCCGCGGTCGGGCTGGGTCCGGAGCCGACCGGTGCCGCCCCGGCCCCGGAGACGCTGCGCCGGGCCGCCGGATCGGTGGTCCGCGCGCTGGCCGGCGCCGGGCGGGTGGCGCTGAGCCTGCCGCTGCCCGACGACGCGGACGCCCCGGCGGCGCTGCGCGCGGTCGCCGAGGGCGCGCTGCTCGGCGGGTACCGCTTCGCCGGCTACAAGACCAAGCCGCAGCCGACCCGGCGGGAGCCGGTCGCCGAGGTGCTGGTGGCGGTCCCGGACGCCGGGGACGCGACCGCGCTGGCCGAGGCCGAGCGGGCGCGGACGGTGGCCGGCGCGGTCCGGCTCAGCCGCGACTGGGTGAACATCGCCCCCAACGAGAAGCGTCCGCCGGTCTTCGCGGAGCTGGTGGGCGAGGCCGCCCGGGCGGCCGGCCTGACCGTCGAGGTGCTCGACGAGGCGGCCCTGGCCGCCGGGGGCTACGGCGGCATCATCGCCGTCGGGCAGGGCTCGGAGGCTCCGCCGCGCCTGGTCAAGCTCACGTACACCCCGGCGGGCGGTGCCACCGGCAAGCGGGTCGCGCTGGTCGGCAAGGGCATCACCTTCGACACCGGCGGCATCTCCATCAAGCCGTCCCAGGGCATGTGGGAGATGAAGTCCGACATGGGCGGTGCGGCGGCGGTCGCGGCGACCATGCTGGCCGTCGCGGCGCTGAAGCCGTCGGTGGCGGTGACCGCGTACGTGCCGATGGCGGAGAACATGCCGTCGGGTACGGCGTACCGGCCGGGTGACGTGATCACCATGTTCAACGGCAAGCGCGTCGAAGTGCTCAACACCGACGCCGAGGGCCGGATGATCCTGGCCGACGCGATCGCGCGGGCCTGCGCGGACGGCTGCGACTACCTCTTCGAGACCTCCACTCTGACCGGTGGGCAGGTGGTCGCCCTCGGCAAGCGGGTCGCCGGGGTGATGGGTACGCCGGAACTCTGCGAGCGCGTCCGGACGGTCGGCGACGCGGTCGGCGAGCCGGCCTGGCCGATGCCGCTGCCGGAGGACGTCCGCAAGGGCATGGACTCCGAGGTCGCCGACATCTCCCAGATCAACGCGGGGATGGACCGGGCCGGGCACATGCTCCAGGGCGGCACCTTCCTGCGCGAGTTCGTCACCGACGGCGTGGCCTGGGCGCACATCGACATCGCCGGGCCGAGCTACCACTCGGGTGAGGCAACCGGCTACTGGACCAAGGGCGGCACCGGCGTGCCGGTCCGGACCCTCGTCCAGCTCGTCGAGGACATCGCCGCCGAGGGCTGA
- the sucB gene encoding 2-oxoglutarate dehydrogenase, E2 component, dihydrolipoamide succinyltransferase: MPVSVTMPRLGESVTEGTVTRWLKQEGDTVEVDEPLLEVSTDKVDTEIPSPAAGVLSRIVVGEDETAEVGSELAVIAGEGEQAGGAPAEQEEQAAPAEQAEPTAAAEGTGPEPEQEQVKAEAAPAPSGEGTPVTLPALGESVTEGTVTRWLKQVGDTVEVDEPLLEVSTDKVDTEIPSPVAGTLLEIKVAEDETAPVGATLAVVGAAGAAPAEAKPEPKPEPKAEAKPEPKPEAKPAAQEPTPGVSYNEPAAEAETAAQPVKAEQQATPAAPQRPSAPAQAGGEEGAGYVTPLVRKLAAEHGVDLSSISGTGVGGRIRKQDVLDAVEKAKAAKAAPTPAAAPAQAPAAPAQPKAQPSAKRGTTEKMPRIRAVIAKRMQESLHEMAQLTTVVEVDVTKVAKLRARAKDAFLARHGVKLSFLPFFALAAVEALQAYPVVNASMDLDAGTITYPKSENLGIAVDTERGLMVPVVHDAGDLNLGGLAKRIADLADRTRTNKIGPDEIAGATFTLTNTGSRGALFDTPIVPSPQSAMLGTGAVVKRPVVVNDPELGEVIAVRSMVYLALSYDHRLIDGADAARFLVAVKERLEAGNFEAELGLS; encoded by the coding sequence ATGCCGGTATCGGTCACCATGCCCCGGCTCGGCGAAAGCGTCACCGAGGGCACCGTCACGCGCTGGCTCAAGCAGGAGGGCGACACGGTCGAGGTCGACGAGCCGCTGCTCGAGGTCTCGACCGACAAGGTCGACACCGAGATCCCGTCCCCGGCGGCGGGTGTGCTGAGCCGGATCGTGGTGGGCGAGGACGAGACCGCCGAGGTCGGCAGTGAACTCGCCGTCATCGCCGGAGAGGGCGAGCAGGCCGGCGGCGCTCCCGCCGAGCAGGAGGAGCAGGCGGCCCCGGCCGAGCAGGCCGAGCCGACCGCCGCCGCCGAGGGCACCGGCCCCGAGCCGGAGCAGGAGCAGGTCAAGGCCGAGGCCGCTCCGGCCCCGTCGGGCGAGGGCACCCCGGTCACTCTGCCGGCCCTGGGCGAGAGCGTCACCGAGGGTACGGTCACCCGCTGGCTCAAGCAGGTCGGCGACACGGTCGAGGTCGACGAGCCGCTGCTCGAGGTCTCGACCGACAAGGTCGACACCGAGATCCCGTCCCCCGTCGCCGGCACCCTGCTGGAGATCAAGGTCGCCGAGGACGAGACCGCCCCCGTCGGCGCCACCCTGGCGGTAGTCGGCGCGGCCGGTGCCGCCCCGGCCGAGGCCAAGCCCGAGCCGAAGCCGGAGCCCAAGGCCGAGGCCAAGCCAGAGCCGAAGCCCGAGGCCAAGCCCGCCGCGCAGGAGCCGACCCCGGGCGTGTCCTACAACGAGCCGGCCGCCGAGGCCGAGACGGCGGCACAGCCGGTTAAGGCCGAGCAGCAGGCCACCCCGGCCGCCCCGCAGCGTCCGTCCGCCCCGGCGCAGGCCGGCGGCGAGGAGGGCGCCGGCTACGTGACCCCGCTGGTACGCAAGCTCGCCGCCGAGCACGGCGTCGACCTCTCCTCGATCAGCGGCACCGGGGTCGGTGGCCGGATCCGCAAGCAGGACGTGCTGGACGCGGTGGAGAAGGCCAAGGCGGCCAAGGCCGCGCCGACGCCCGCCGCCGCCCCGGCGCAGGCCCCGGCCGCCCCCGCCCAGCCGAAGGCGCAGCCCAGCGCCAAGCGGGGCACCACCGAGAAGATGCCCCGGATCCGCGCGGTCATTGCCAAGCGGATGCAGGAGTCGCTGCACGAGATGGCGCAGCTCACCACGGTGGTCGAGGTGGACGTCACCAAGGTCGCCAAGCTGCGGGCCCGGGCCAAGGACGCCTTCCTGGCGCGGCACGGCGTGAAGCTGTCCTTCCTGCCGTTCTTCGCGCTGGCGGCGGTCGAGGCGCTCCAGGCGTACCCGGTGGTCAACGCCAGCATGGACCTCGACGCCGGCACGATCACCTACCCGAAGTCCGAGAACCTGGGCATCGCGGTGGACACCGAGCGGGGCCTGATGGTGCCGGTCGTGCACGACGCCGGTGACCTGAACCTGGGCGGGCTGGCCAAGCGGATCGCCGACCTGGCCGACCGGACCCGGACCAACAAGATCGGCCCGGACGAGATCGCCGGGGCGACCTTCACCCTCACCAACACCGGTAGCCGGGGCGCGCTCTTCGACACCCCGATCGTGCCGTCGCCGCAGTCGGCGATGCTCGGTACCGGTGCGGTCGTCAAGCGTCCGGTCGTGGTGAACGACCCGGAGCTGGGCGAGGTGATCGCCGTCCGTTCGATGGTCTACCTGGCCCTCTCCTACGACCACCGGCTGATCGACGGCGCCGACGCGGCCCGCTTCCTGGTCGCGGTCAAGGAGCGCCTGGAGGCCGGCAACTTCGAGGCGGAGCTCGGCCTGTCCTGA
- a CDS encoding winged helix-turn-helix domain-containing protein codes for MPAKPKWAQLAEHIRERIASGELAPGDKLPSTAQLCREHGVSAGVVNHAMIVLKTEGLVEGVHGLGVFVTERPE; via the coding sequence ATGCCCGCCAAACCGAAATGGGCGCAGCTCGCGGAGCACATCCGTGAGCGGATCGCGTCCGGAGAACTCGCCCCCGGTGACAAGTTGCCGTCCACTGCTCAGTTGTGTCGAGAGCACGGCGTGTCAGCCGGGGTGGTCAATCACGCCATGATCGTGCTCAAGACCGAGGGGCTCGTCGAGGGCGTACACGGGCTCGGGGTGTTCGTCACCGAGCGGCCGGAGTAG
- a CDS encoding type II toxin-antitoxin system Phd/YefM family antitoxin, with protein MAEPAHREISQRELRNDSGAIMRDVEHGASFVITRNGTPIGKLIPLRRRTFVPRTEVLAAFATAPLLDAERFRQDIDALAEQDLLDREW; from the coding sequence ATGGCCGAGCCAGCTCACCGAGAAATCAGCCAGCGCGAACTGCGTAACGACTCCGGTGCGATCATGCGTGACGTCGAGCACGGCGCGTCCTTCGTCATCACCCGCAACGGCACCCCCATCGGGAAGCTCATCCCGCTGCGGCGGCGCACCTTCGTTCCACGGACGGAGGTGCTGGCCGCGTTCGCCACCGCCCCGCTCCTCGACGCGGAGAGGTTCCGTCAGGACATCGATGCTCTCGCCGAGCAGGACCTGCTCGACCGTGAGTGGTGA
- a CDS encoding extracellular catalytic domain type 1 short-chain-length polyhydroxyalkanoate depolymerase: MAATPAQAASLTPVSGFGSNPGNLGMYSYRPDGLPGNAPAVVLLHGCSQNATGYFNNSGWRKFADQWQFALILAEQKSANNSSTCFNWFEVGDTTRGQGEALSIKQMVDYARANYGINPGRVYISGLSAGGAMVSAMLATYPDTFAAGSVIAGVPYRCATSTINAFSCMNPGVNKTPAQWGDLARNGYPGYTGARPKVAIWHGTSDFVVGAANATESRDQWTNVLGISQTPISTTNLPAGTTLETYSGDQVRVYRISGMGHGTPVDPGSGADQCGTAAAYFLDTICSAYRDALYFGLGGSTGPSPTASPTTAPPPTPTCVTASNYAHVTAGRAYQSGGYAYAAGSNERMGLYNTFTSTTLKQTGTNHWVIGC, from the coding sequence ATGGCCGCCACCCCCGCGCAGGCCGCCAGCCTGACCCCGGTCAGCGGCTTCGGTTCCAACCCCGGCAACCTCGGCATGTACTCTTACCGACCGGACGGCCTGCCGGGCAACGCCCCCGCCGTGGTGCTGCTGCACGGCTGCTCGCAGAACGCCACCGGCTACTTCAACAACTCCGGCTGGCGCAAGTTCGCCGACCAGTGGCAGTTCGCGCTGATCCTCGCCGAGCAGAAGTCCGCCAACAACTCCAGCACCTGCTTCAACTGGTTCGAGGTCGGCGACACCACTCGGGGCCAGGGCGAGGCGCTCTCCATCAAGCAGATGGTCGACTACGCGCGGGCGAACTACGGCATCAACCCCGGCCGGGTGTACATCAGCGGGCTCTCCGCCGGGGGCGCGATGGTCTCCGCCATGCTCGCCACCTACCCGGACACCTTCGCCGCCGGCTCCGTCATCGCGGGGGTGCCGTACCGCTGCGCCACCAGCACGATCAACGCGTTCTCCTGCATGAACCCCGGCGTGAACAAGACCCCCGCCCAGTGGGGCGACCTGGCCCGGAACGGCTACCCCGGCTACACCGGCGCCCGGCCGAAGGTGGCCATCTGGCACGGGACCTCCGACTTCGTCGTGGGCGCGGCCAACGCCACCGAGTCCCGTGACCAGTGGACCAACGTGCTCGGCATCTCCCAGACCCCGATCAGCACCACCAACCTGCCTGCCGGCACCACGCTGGAGACGTACAGCGGCGACCAGGTACGCGTCTACCGGATCTCCGGCATGGGCCACGGCACCCCGGTCGACCCGGGCAGCGGTGCCGACCAGTGCGGTACCGCCGCCGCGTACTTCCTGGACACCATCTGCTCGGCGTACCGGGACGCGCTCTACTTCGGCCTGGGCGGCTCCACCGGCCCGTCGCCCACCGCCAGCCCCACCACGGCGCCCCCGCCCACCCCCACCTGCGTGACCGCCAGCAACTACGCCCACGTCACCGCCGGCCGGGCCTACCAGTCCGGCGGGTACGCCTACGCCGCCGGCTCGAACGAGCGGATGGGCCTCTACAACACCTTCACCAGCACCACCCTCAAGCAGACCGGCACGAACCACTGGGTCATCGGCTGCTGA
- a CDS encoding type II toxin-antitoxin system VapC family toxin — MSGEPPSRGLVDTNIVIHLPALAPDQLPDELVICAVTLAELSAGPHHTDDPRERARRTSVLQHAEATFDPLPFDAEAARSFGLLAAAVLLTGRTPRRRVADLMIASVAHAHDLPLYTTNPSDFVGLEDLVTVRAVERP, encoded by the coding sequence GTGAGTGGTGAGCCACCGAGCCGAGGGCTCGTCGACACCAACATCGTCATCCACCTGCCCGCTCTGGCACCGGACCAACTACCAGACGAGCTGGTGATCTGCGCGGTGACCCTCGCCGAACTGTCCGCCGGCCCGCACCACACCGACGATCCCCGGGAACGGGCTCGGCGTACCAGCGTCCTGCAACACGCTGAGGCGACGTTCGACCCACTTCCGTTCGACGCCGAGGCGGCGAGATCCTTCGGACTGCTGGCAGCGGCGGTACTGCTCACCGGCCGCACCCCCCGCCGCAGGGTCGCGGACCTGATGATCGCTTCCGTCGCACATGCTCACGACCTGCCCCTGTACACCACCAACCCGAGCGACTTCGTCGGTCTCGAAGACCTGGTCACTGTGCGAGCAGTGGAGCGGCCGTAG
- a CDS encoding antibiotic biosynthesis monooxygenase family protein: MSTTPHTVISTDADLVTLINVFTVLPDRQAELVAALDRTTKDFFATVPGFRSANVHASQDGTRVVNYAQWASAAHFQAMLRMPEARPHLTEIGTLIEHSDPKLYDLRSIHHPDPDPSLRGDR, encoded by the coding sequence TTGTCGACCACTCCGCACACCGTCATCAGCACCGACGCCGACCTGGTCACGCTGATCAACGTGTTCACCGTGCTCCCGGACCGACAGGCCGAACTGGTGGCCGCTCTCGACCGCACGACGAAGGACTTCTTCGCCACGGTGCCGGGGTTCCGGTCGGCCAACGTACACGCCAGCCAGGACGGCACCCGGGTGGTCAACTACGCCCAGTGGGCCAGCGCCGCGCACTTCCAGGCCATGCTCCGGATGCCCGAGGCTCGTCCGCACCTGACCGAGATCGGCACGCTCATCGAGCACAGCGATCCGAAGCTGTACGACCTGCGCAGCATCCACCACCCCGACCCGGACCCGAGTCTCAGAGGCGATCGCTGA